From one Streptomyces sp. Q6 genomic stretch:
- a CDS encoding cation:proton antiporter: MSQYGTLILIMAVAVLAPLLAYGVGRWLPVPLVIFEILLGIVVGPDVLGWAAGGETIDALSDLGLAMLIFLAGYEIEFDKVRGDTLKRAVWAWVISMAFGLLLACALAGWSYAKGVYIGTALVSTALGTILPVLRDSGDLHSRFGSVMMAFGSVGEFGPIIAMALLLSGRSPVESAALLAAFAVIIAGAVYWAMRPRPLWFARVIAKTLHSSGQFAVRLVVLLLAVMLGASTALGVDMLLGAFAAGMVVRLVLHGAAPESAHEVVEKVEAMGFGFLVPIFFVVTGIEFDLDALLSGGRALIMLPVFLALFLLVRGGPVYALAPGDLGVRDRRALTVFSSTALPLVVAITTIGVGDGVLDTEEAAALVGAGMVSVLVFPLTGLKLRAGKGERAMPKGPTKGAESW; encoded by the coding sequence ATGTCGCAGTACGGGACGTTGATTCTGATCATGGCCGTCGCGGTGCTCGCACCCCTTCTGGCCTACGGGGTGGGGCGCTGGCTGCCCGTTCCGCTGGTGATCTTCGAGATCCTGCTGGGGATCGTCGTGGGGCCCGACGTCCTGGGGTGGGCGGCCGGGGGAGAGACCATCGACGCCCTGTCCGACCTGGGGCTCGCGATGCTGATCTTCCTCGCCGGGTACGAGATCGAGTTCGACAAGGTCCGCGGCGACACCCTCAAGCGCGCCGTGTGGGCGTGGGTGATCTCCATGGCGTTCGGGCTCCTGCTCGCCTGCGCGCTGGCCGGATGGTCGTACGCGAAGGGCGTCTACATCGGGACCGCGCTCGTCAGCACCGCCCTGGGCACGATCCTGCCGGTGCTGCGGGACTCGGGGGACCTGCACTCGCGCTTCGGGTCCGTGATGATGGCGTTCGGCTCCGTGGGGGAGTTCGGGCCGATCATCGCGATGGCGCTGCTGCTCAGCGGGCGCTCGCCGGTCGAGTCCGCCGCGCTGCTCGCCGCCTTCGCGGTGATCATCGCCGGGGCCGTGTACTGGGCGATGCGGCCGCGGCCGCTGTGGTTCGCGCGGGTCATCGCCAAGACCCTGCACAGCAGCGGACAGTTCGCGGTCCGGCTCGTCGTACTGCTGCTCGCCGTGATGCTCGGCGCCTCCACGGCGCTCGGCGTGGACATGCTGCTCGGCGCGTTCGCCGCGGGCATGGTCGTACGGCTCGTGCTGCACGGCGCCGCGCCCGAGAGCGCGCACGAGGTCGTCGAGAAGGTCGAGGCCATGGGCTTCGGCTTCCTCGTCCCGATCTTCTTCGTCGTCACCGGCATCGAGTTCGATCTGGACGCCCTGCTCAGCGGCGGCCGGGCGCTGATCATGCTCCCGGTGTTCCTGGCGCTGTTCCTGCTGGTGCGCGGCGGACCCGTGTACGCGCTCGCGCCGGGTGACCTGGGCGTACGCGACCGGCGGGCACTCACCGTCTTCTCGTCCACGGCGCTGCCGCTCGTCGTCGCCATCACCACGATCGGAGTCGGCGACGGGGTGCTCGACACCGAGGAGGCCGCTGCGCTCGTCGGGGCCGGCATGGTGTCGGTCCTCGTCTTCCCGCTGACCGGGCTGAAACTGCGGGCCGGCAAGGGCGAACGGGCCATGCCGAAGGGCCCCACCAAGGGAGCCGAGTCCTGGTGA
- a CDS encoding zinc-binding dehydrogenase, with the protein MRAVVFERFGEPAEVREVPDPVAAARGVVVRVEATGVCRSDWHGWMGHDPDIVLPHVPGHELAGVVESVGADVREWRAGDRVTVPFVCACGSCAACAAGDQQVCERQTQPGFTHWGSFAEYVALDHADVNLVAMPDDMSFATAAGLGCRFATAFRAVVQQGRVAAGEWVAVHGCGGVGLSAVMIAAAAGARVVAVDVAPGALELARKFGAAEALDARSTGDVADAVREVTGGGAHLSLDALGSAATCAASVRSLRRRGRHVQVGLLPEDPVVPMGRAVAWELELIGSHGMAAHTYPGMLELVRGGVLRPDLLVTSVITLEEAGAALAGMGTGAGAGVTVVAPHRTR; encoded by the coding sequence ATGCGTGCCGTCGTGTTCGAGCGGTTCGGAGAGCCGGCCGAGGTACGGGAGGTGCCGGATCCGGTGGCCGCGGCGCGCGGCGTGGTCGTGCGCGTGGAGGCGACCGGGGTGTGCCGCAGCGACTGGCACGGGTGGATGGGGCACGACCCGGACATCGTGCTGCCGCACGTTCCCGGCCACGAACTCGCCGGTGTGGTCGAGTCCGTGGGCGCGGATGTGCGCGAGTGGCGGGCCGGGGACCGGGTGACGGTGCCGTTCGTGTGCGCGTGCGGGAGCTGCGCCGCGTGCGCGGCCGGGGATCAGCAGGTGTGCGAGCGGCAGACCCAGCCGGGCTTCACGCACTGGGGTTCGTTTGCGGAGTACGTCGCCCTCGACCACGCCGACGTGAACCTGGTGGCCATGCCGGACGACATGTCCTTCGCCACCGCCGCGGGCCTGGGCTGCCGGTTCGCCACCGCGTTCCGGGCCGTGGTGCAGCAGGGGCGGGTCGCGGCCGGCGAGTGGGTGGCCGTGCACGGGTGCGGCGGGGTCGGCCTGTCCGCGGTGATGATCGCGGCGGCGGCCGGAGCGCGGGTGGTGGCGGTGGACGTCGCTCCCGGAGCGCTCGAACTGGCCAGGAAATTCGGGGCCGCCGAGGCCCTGGACGCGCGGAGTACGGGCGATGTGGCCGACGCCGTACGGGAGGTGACGGGTGGCGGCGCGCATCTGTCACTGGACGCGCTCGGGTCGGCGGCCACCTGTGCGGCGTCGGTGCGTTCGCTGCGGCGGCGCGGGCGGCATGTGCAGGTGGGGCTGCTGCCCGAGGATCCGGTCGTGCCGATGGGGCGGGCGGTCGCGTGGGAGCTGGAGCTGATCGGGAGCCATGGGATGGCGGCGCATACGTACCCCGGGATGCTGGAGCTGGTGCGGGGCGGGGTACTGCGCCCCGACCTCCTGGTGACGTCGGTGATCACGCTGGAGGAGGCGGGAGCCGCGCTCGCGGGGATGGGCACGGGCGCCGGGGCGGGCGTGACGGTCGTCGCCCCGCACCGGACCCGATAG
- a CDS encoding PrsW family intramembrane metalloprotease, producing MTHPQPPGAPQARIPQQPPPPGPQIRPGLWKRCLWGGLALWVLTAIVTYATKNTTLLPTLIMLGSFLVPATFVLWAYERHGRDLGVNVILGCFLVGGILGVLGASVMEYYLLHPSLWMFVGVGLIEEAVKLLALMYVLHRYPRIHGLRAGLVLGATVGFGFAAFESAGYAFNAAVSMKGIDLRSLLETEVLRGLLAPFGHGLWTAIAGATLLSFRKPNGRYRFAAPVIVTYLGVSLLHALWDSMHGIAIWLVARLTTSGLDRSLFAEGYIPSPTDTQQHLFTLFSVGGLLLISLLGIAWVRSLARRDPSWKNTP from the coding sequence GTGACGCACCCCCAGCCCCCAGGGGCCCCGCAGGCCCGCATCCCCCAGCAGCCGCCACCCCCCGGCCCTCAGATCCGTCCGGGCCTGTGGAAGCGCTGCCTCTGGGGCGGCCTGGCCCTCTGGGTCCTGACGGCGATCGTCACCTACGCCACGAAGAACACCACGCTCCTCCCCACCCTGATCATGCTCGGCAGCTTCCTGGTGCCGGCCACCTTCGTCCTGTGGGCGTACGAGCGTCACGGCCGTGACCTGGGCGTGAACGTGATCCTGGGCTGCTTCCTGGTGGGCGGCATCCTCGGCGTGCTGGGCGCCTCGGTGATGGAGTACTACCTCCTGCACCCCTCCCTCTGGATGTTCGTGGGCGTGGGCCTGATCGAGGAAGCGGTGAAGCTCCTCGCCCTCATGTACGTGCTGCACCGCTACCCGCGCATCCACGGGCTGCGGGCGGGCCTGGTCCTGGGCGCCACGGTCGGCTTCGGCTTCGCGGCGTTCGAGAGCGCGGGGTACGCGTTCAACGCGGCGGTCAGCATGAAGGGCATCGACCTGCGCTCGCTCCTGGAGACCGAGGTACTGCGCGGCCTGCTCGCCCCGTTCGGCCACGGCCTGTGGACGGCGATCGCGGGCGCCACCCTGCTCTCCTTCCGCAAGCCGAACGGGCGCTACCGTTTCGCGGCCCCGGTGATCGTCACCTATCTGGGTGTCTCGCTCCTGCACGCCCTGTGGGACTCGATGCACGGCATCGCGATCTGGCTGGTGGCCCGCCTCACCACCTCGGGCCTGGACCGCAGCCTCTTCGCGGAGGGCTACATCCCCAGCCCCACCGACACCCAGCAGCATCTCTTCACGCTCTTCTCGGTCGGCGGCCTGCTCCTGATCTCGCTTCTCGGCATCGCCTGGGTCCGCTCGCTGGCCCGCCGCGATCCATCTTGGAAAAATACCCCCTAG
- a CDS encoding heavy-metal-associated domain-containing protein, which yields MSAQTELPQIGTDSAEAAGSCCGGACHSDATPEATEGAITTVYQVKGMTCGHCEGAVSSEISEIEGVSSVKAVAATGQVTVISAAPLDEEKVRAAVDEAGYELITQP from the coding sequence ATGAGCGCCCAGACCGAGCTCCCCCAGATCGGAACCGACTCCGCCGAGGCCGCCGGGTCCTGCTGCGGCGGCGCCTGTCACTCGGACGCCACGCCCGAGGCCACCGAGGGTGCGATCACGACCGTGTACCAGGTCAAGGGCATGACGTGCGGCCACTGCGAGGGCGCGGTCTCCAGCGAGATCTCGGAGATCGAGGGCGTCTCCTCGGTGAAGGCGGTGGCCGCCACCGGCCAGGTGACCGTGATCTCCGCGGCTCCCCTGGACGAGGAGAAGGTCCGCGCGGCAGTGGACGAGGCGGGCTACGAACTCATCACCCAGCCGTAA
- a CDS encoding helix-turn-helix transcriptional regulator, with translation MTDRRLWSYKDIAAHIRVQPDTVRSYRKHGLLPPPDHVEGGKPFWYADTVRAWVASRPGNRGRATD, from the coding sequence ATGACCGACCGCAGGCTCTGGTCGTACAAGGACATCGCCGCGCACATCCGGGTCCAGCCCGATACGGTCCGCTCATACCGCAAACACGGGCTGCTGCCGCCCCCGGACCATGTGGAGGGCGGCAAACCCTTCTGGTACGCCGACACGGTGAGAGCGTGGGTGGCCTCCCGCCCCGGCAACCGGGGCCGCGCGACCGACTGA